DNA sequence from the Gemmatimonadales bacterium genome:
AAGCCGGGTGCGCCGAGCAGCAGGAGCTGGTCACGATCAACCGCGGCAACGCGTGCGAAGCTGTCATTCCCGCGACAGCGGCCGGATTGCGAGGCGAACCACTCGTTCCAGCCCAGAGCCTCACGCGCGAATTCGGCCATCACCTATCGCCACCGCAGTTGCTCCGCCAACGCGGCGAGGATGACGACCACATGTCGGGGAGGCACGCGGGTAATCATCGCTGCCGTGCCGATGGTTGGCCACCGCGCACTTCACCGTGTCCCAAGCGGTCGGCTCCCGCCGCAGCCATGCGCGGGCGGCGGGATAATACCGACGGCAGCCCTCGCCATTGGCTGGCGAGTGGTTCGGCGCGGGGTACATTTGCCCGCGACCGCAATTCCGGAGGAAGGCATGACCCGCAGTCTCGTCGCGGTCACCTTGCTCGCCCTCGCCGCTTGCGCTCCGAAGCCCGAGACCCCCGAGCAGATGGCCGCCCGCATGAAGGCCGAGTCGGACTCGGCCAGGACCGTTCTTCAGGCTGGCCTCGACCGAGACTGCCGGTATACGGCCGCTGGCCGGGCGGACTCGCTCGCGATGTTCTACGCCGAAGATGCCGTGCTGATGATGCCCAACCAGCCTGCAGTCAAAGGCCGGCCGGCAATTCAGGCCGTGCTCGCCAAGTACCTGAGCTACGGATCGTTCCAATGCACCGTCACCACCACTAGCGTGGAGGCGAACGGCCCGTTGGCGGTGCAGTGGTACACCTACGTACAGACCTTCCAGCCCGGGCCGCACGCGCCCCCGGGGATGGCGGCGATGTTCCCCGACACAGGTTACTCCGTGACCGCGTACAGGAAAGTGAACGGGCAGTGGCTGGCCTTCGCAGATATCGGCGTTTCGAGCCGAGCAATGCCAGCCCCCGCTGCGAAGAAGCACTAGGCCGACGCAGGCCACCCGTTGACCCGAAGGGCCCGGCAATGCGCCGGGCCCTTCTGAATGCAGGGAACGAAATACCCGTCCGCCTCCCTCGTTTGACCAAGTGGTCCGGAGTTGTGCAGTTTAGGGGAGAGCTACCCCCCTCAGTTGCCGGGTGCAGTCCGTGACATCACGGCACCGTCGTGCCATCTCCTGTTGGCCTCGCGCCTAGGCGGCCCGACATGGAACTGAGGCGATCCGTCAGCAAGCTGGTCCCCAGCCCGAAGCACGTCAGCAATGCCGGCAAGTGGATCGCCGTCGCGCTCACCACGGTGGCGGCGATCATCGGTATCCTGGTGAACGCCCGCAGTCTCGGTCTCACGCCGTGGCTGGGGGCCGCCGGCGCAGGGTTCGCGAACCTCGCGGCACGCCGCGTGGTGCTCGCCCCTGCCCACGATACGCTGGCGGCCATCGGCGACACGCTGCAGCTGGCGGCCACCGTGACGGACGAGCACGGCGCGACCATCTCCGGCGCGAACGTCGTCTGGGCGAGCGACGACTCCGCCGTCGCCACCGTGGACTCGTCCGGCGCCGTCGTGGCGCGCGGTCCCGGCGCCGCCACCGTCACCGCGTCGGTCCACGATCACGTCGGCCGCGCCCGCGTCACCGTCTCGCAGCGCGTGCGCTCCGTGGCGATCGCGCGCGACACCATCGTCCGGCTCCCCGAGGGCGGCGGCGTCCAGCTGCTGGCGCGCGCGCTCGATGCGCGCGGCCGCCTGGTCGCCGGGCGGACGGTCCGCTGGGAGTCGGCGGACACCACGATCGTCGCGATCACGCCGTCGGGAAGCGCGAGCGCCCGGATGCCGGGCCGCACCACCCTCACCGCCGCGATCGAGGGCTACACGGCGAGCATCCCCTCGGAGGTCTCGCTCGCCGCCGGCTCCGCCCGCCTGGTCACCGGCGGCGATCAGCGCGCGAGCGCCGGCCGCCGCCTGCCGCAGGCCGTCACGGTCCAGGTGCTCTCCCGCAGCGGGAGGCCCGTGCCGGGGGCGGCGGTCTCCTTCGCGACCGAGGACGCGCAGGGCACGGTGGATCCGGGGACCGCCGCCACCGATCGCGACGGCCGGGCGCACGCCGCGTGGTCGCTCGGGCCGCAGGCGGGACCGCAGCACCTGGACGTCACCGTGGCCGGGCTCGACACGACCGTCGAAGTCACGGCCGAAGCCGATCCGGTGCCCGCCAACACGCGGGTGCAGGCGGCGGGCGAGGTGGCCCAGGGCCAGGTCGGCGCCACACTCGCCGCTCCGGTCGGCATTCGGGTCACCGACAGCAGCGGGGCCGCCGCCGCCGACGTGCCGGTCGCGTGGTCCGCGCTCGACGGGGGCTCGGTCCAGGCGCTCGCGCCCCGGACCGACTCGCTCGGCCAGGCATGGGCCCGCTGGACGCTGGGGCGCCGGGCCGGGTCGCAGCGCGTGCGCGCCCAGGTCGGGAATCCCCGCACGATGCCGCCGTTCACGGTCACGGCGACCGCGCTGCCGGGCAGCGCGGCGTCGGCCGCCATCGTGAGCGGCGCCGACCAGGACGCCGCGGTCGGCGCGACGCTCAGGCGTCCGATCGTGGTCCGTCTCACCGACAGCTCCGGCAACGTGGTCGGCGGCGCCGCGCTCCGCGCGATCGCCCTGAGCGGGAGCGTCGCGGAGACCCTGGTGGTCGCCGACCCGGCCGGTCGCGCGTCGTTCGCCTGGACGCTCGGACGCCAGGCGGGACCGCAGTGGCTCGAGCTGCGACCGCCCGGGGGTCCGCCGGTCCGCGTGGGCGCGAAGGCGCATCCATTGGAGCCGGCGAACGTCGTCCCCGGTGGCGCTCCGCGGAGCGCTGCCGCGGGACGGGCCCTCCCCAGGCCCGTGGCGTTCGCCGTGAGCGACGCCTACGGCAACCCGATCCCCGACGTGCTGGTGGCGTTCGCGACGACGGCGGGCACCGTCGCGCCCGGCAGGGTCATGACCGACGAGAAGGGCGAGGCGGCCACCCGCTGGACGCTGGGATCGCAGGCGGGGGAGGACACGCTGACGGCGACGGTCCGGGGGACGTCGGTGAAGGGCTTCGCGGTGGTGCGGGCCGTGCGGCGTCCGGCCGGCAAGTAGCGCGCCCGCGGGCGCGCGTCAGGAACTCGAGCGAGGGAGCGCCCGACCCATGTGCCGCAACATCCGCACGCTCTACCACTTCGATCCGCCGACGACCGACGAGGAGATCCGCGCGTCGTCGCGGCAGTTCGTCCGCAAGGTGAGCGGCTTCACCAAGCCGTCGGCCGCGAACCAGGCGGCCTTCGACCGGGCGGTGGACGACGTGGCGGCGGCGGTGCGTGCGCTGCTCGGCTCGCTCGTGACCACGGCGCCCTACCGCAACCGCGACGTCGAGGCCGCGAAGCTCCGCGCCCGCGCCGCCAGGCGCTTCGGCGCGCCCGAGGCGACCCGGGCGCCGCATCCGCATCCGCACTAGCCGGACGCCGACGCGCTACGGCGCGTCGCCCGTCCGTCGCGCCTGCAGCGTGTCTCCTGCGGTGACGAGCCTGAAGCCGCTCGCCCGCGGCCCGTCCAGCGTGAAGACGATGCGGGCCGAGGGATCGTCCGCCTCGCCGAAGGTGTCGTGTCCATACGGGATCAGCGCGATCCGGTCGGCTCGGACCTGGAGCGTGAGGGTATCCGCTGCGTTGGTGACGGTGACGCCGATCGGCGCTCCGCCCGGCCGGACGATCTCGTAGCGGCCGGCGTAGCGCGCGCGCTCCGCGAAGGACAGTGCGACCGGCGCCGGCGGTCGGTCGAGCGGGAGGCCGAGGGCGGCACGCGCCACGTTCCGCATCAGGTAGCCCGGGTTGGCGGCGCCCGAGTTCGTCAGGACCGTCACCGACAACGCGTCGTTCGGGAAGTACGCGTTGGCGCTGACGAACCCGTTGATCCCGCCGCCGTGCTGGATCATGGGGCGCCCGCCGAGCGTGTCCGCGAACAGGCCGAAGCCGTAGTGGTGCGCCGCGGCGGCGCCGTCGGGCGTGGCCATCGCGTGGTACGACGCGGGCGTGATGACGCCGCCGGTCGCGAGCAGGATGTTCCAGCGTGCCAGGTCGCCCACGGTCGAGCAGAGCGCCCCCGCGGAGTAGGGCTGCGTCATGGCGAGGTAATCCGCGTGACGCCAGCCGGCCGGAGCGCGTTCGTAGCCCGGGGCCCGCCCGGGGAGCACGCGGTTGAAGTCGCAGTACCAGGTGTGAACGAGGCCGAGCGGTCGCACGAGCCGCCACTCCAGGTAGGTCGGGTACGGCTCGCCCGTCAGGCGATTGAGCAGCATCCCGAGGAGGACGTAGCCGCCGTTGTCGTAGCGCCAGTCGCTGCCCGGGCTGAACCACAGCGAGTCTCCGGCCGTGAGCGCCACCAGGGTGTCCGGCGGCATCTCCTCGCGCCAGCGGCGGATCCACCGCTCGCCGATGTCGGTGTAGCTGGGGATGCCGGACGTGTGGTTGAGCAGCTGGCGCACCGTCACCCGGCGCCACGCCACGGGGAGATTGGGAACGTACGCGGCGATCGAGTCGTCGAGGACGACCTTGCCCGCCTCCACCAGGCGCATCACCGACGCCGCCGTGAACTGCTTGGTGATCGAGCCGATCTCGTAGAGCGTGGATGCGGAGGCCGGCACCGATTGCTCGAGGTCGGCGAGGCCGTAGCCGGCCCGCACCAGCGTGTCGGGCCCGCGGACGACCTGAATGGAGAGTCCCGGCGTCTGGCGCGTGTCGAGGAACGCACGGGCCAGCGAGTCCACGCGAGCACGGACGACGGCCGCGGCAGGCAGACCCTGTCCGACGGCGGGGTCCGCCGCGACGGGAACGAATACCAGGAGGAGCGCGGCGGCCCGCCGGAAGAATCGGGCCGGCTTGCGCCCTCTCATCCTGAGACCATCCGGCGCGCGGAGCCGGGCGAGCGAATCGGTCACGGTGACGGCCAGGTGACGGGTGTCGGGCTACGATACGCCGCGGCGAGCGCGTCCGCCAGGCGCGGAACGGCCCGTCGTTGCCCTCCGGCTCGCCGCCGCGCATCTTCGGGCGTCCCTGCCACGAAGCGAATCGCCCGGCTCACGACCTCGAGCCCACGAACCACTCCGGCGTTCCGAGGAATCCATGCGGCTTCCGCGACTGGCGTTGCTCCTGCTCGTCTGTGCCGTGCCCGCCTCCGGTGTGCGCGCCCAGGCCTCCCGCCTCGACAGTCTCGACGCGTACGTGCAGGCCCAGATGGCGCGGCGCCACATCCGCGGCCTCTCGCTCGCCATCATCCAGAACGGACGGATCGACGCCGCCCGTGCCTATGGCGTGGTCGACGACAGCACGCGCGCCCCGGTGACCACGGCGACGCTGTTCCAGGCCGGCTCCATCAGCAAGCCGGTGTCGGCGCTGGCGGCACTGCATCTGGTGGAGGCGGGGCGATTGTCGCTCGACGGCGACGTGAACGCGCAGCTCGAGGGCTGGAAGGTCCCCGGGAACCGGTTCACCACGACGGAGAAAGTCACCCTGCGCCGGCTGCTCTCGCACAGTGCGGGCGTCACGGTGCACGGGTTCCCCGGCTACGACACGGCCGGTCCGGTCCCCTCACTGGTCCAGGTGCTCGACGGCGCGCCCCCCGCCAACACGCCCCCCATCCGGGTGGACACGGTGCCGGGGGCGATCTGGCGGTACTCGGGGGGCGGCTTCACCATCATGCAGGAGCTGGTGATCGACGTCACGCGCACGCCGTTCCCCCGGTTCATGCAACAGACGGTGCTCGGGCCGATCGGGATGACGAGCAGCTCGTACGAGCAGCCGCCGACGGCGGCGCGCGCGGCGCTCAACGCCGGCGGCTACTACGCCGACCGCACCCCGGTGCGTGGTCGCTGGCACGTGTACCCCGAGATGGCGGCGGCCGGGCTGTGGACCACTCCCACCGACCTCGCCCGGTTCGCGATCGAGATCCAGGAGACGCTGGCGGGCCGCGGCCACGGCGTGATCTCGCCCGCCATGGCGCGGCAGTACCTGACGGTCCAGAAGGCCCCGAGCGGCCTCGGCATCATCGTGGACAGCAGCGGGCACGCACTGCGCTTCTCGCACGGCGGCCGCGACGAAGGGTTCGACGCGCAGCTGGTGGCCTTCGCGCACACAGGCCAGGGCGCGGCCATCATGATCAACGCGAACGACAATTCGCGGTTCATGGGGCGCCTGCTGGACTACATCGCGCGCGCCTGGGGCTGGCCGATGGACGATGCGGCGGGTCATCCGGCGGCCACGCGGGGCACACCCGTCGCGGCGCCCCTGCTCGCGGAGTACGCGGGCTACTACGAGGCGGCCGAAAACCAGATGATCACCCTGGCCCCCGATGCGCGGGGCGACGGTCTCGAGACCCTGGTCGACGGGCTCCCGGACGAAGCGTTCCTGGCCATCGACAGCACGCGGTTCGGATCGTCGGAGCGGCCGGCGCGGTTCGTCGTCGCGCGCGACGGGCAGGGCGCGGTGGGGGCCGTCGTCTGGACATCGGCGGACGGGCGCGAGCACCGGATGCCGCGGATCGCTCCCCTGCCCAGCACCGTCGCACCGGTCGCGGACCCGGACCCGGCGCTCGCCGGCCGGATCGCCGCCGCGCTGGACGCTCTGCATCAGGGAGGCAGCGCCCTCGCGGAGGCGCGCGACGTGACCCCCGGCGCGAAGCAGGACTTCGGCGCCGGGATCGGCTCGGCGCTCGACCGCTCGGGACCTCTGACCTACGTCGGCGAGACCGACGTTGCCGGCCGCGGCCTCCATCGCCACGGCGGCGACGTGGCCCGGGTCCGGTACTATCGGATGCCGACGTCGGCGGGCGATCGGTACCTCCTCGTGCACCTCACCGCGGAGGGGCTGGTGACCGACTTCGACGTCGTGGATCGGTAGGCCGGCACCATTCGCTGCCGCGACCTCGCCCTGGTCCACGGTAGCGCCTACCATTCCACGCATGCTCGGCCGGCTCGCGTATCGCCTGGTCAGTGCCCTGCCCCCCAGCTGGCTGCGGCGCATCGGCGCATGGCAGTGGGCCGGCGCCCTCCAGCGGCGGCTGGTGCGGATCGGCTCGACCTGGCTGCGCCAGCGCGACGTGACCATCCGTCACGGCGCCGCGGCCGGCCTCAGGTTCAACCCGGGCGGTGCCAACCCCGGCTACGCGCTCGGCACGACCGAGCCCGTCCTGCAGGAGGCGCTCGCCGAGCGACTCCGGCCGGGGGACGTGGTCTACGACATCGGCGCCAACGTGGGCTTCTTCACCGTGCTCGCGGCGCGCCTGGTGGGGCCCACCGGTCGCGTCGTCGCGTTCGAGCCGCTGCCGGCCAACCTCGCGGCGCTGCGGCACAACATCGCGCTCAACCACTTCGACAACGTCACGGTGATCGACGCCGCGGTCGCGGCCGCGGCCGGCACCGCCGGGCTGGTGCTGGGCGGAGAACCCACCTGGGCCAGGCTCGCGACCCGCACCGGCGAGCCCGCCGGCACGGCCGCGGGCCAGGGCGCGGCGGACGCCGCCCGTCCGGCCGCGATCACCGTGCGGCTCGTGAGCGTGGACGAGCTGCTCGCGAACGGCACGCTGCCGCCGCCCACGCTGGTGAAGATCGACGTCGAGGGAGCGGAGCTGGAGGTGGTCGGCGGGATGACGGCCACGCTGCGCGCGCACGGCCCGATCCTGCTGTGCGAGATGCACGGCAAGAACCGCGAGTTCGCCGCGCTGATGCACGAGCTCGAGTACCTCGCGCGGCCGCTCGAGGGCCGCGAGCCGGTCGAATCGGCGCGCTGGGACGTGCACGTGGTCGCGATTCCCGCGCCGGGGCACGAGTCCACGAGGTGAGCCGGGGACGGGCTCCGTCCGTGGCGCGCGCCGCCGCCCGCATCTATCTTTGTTCGCCGCGCACGACGCCGCGGACCGCATCACGGGTGGCTAGCTCAGCTGGTTAGAGCGCCGGTCTCACATACCGGAGGTCACAGGTTCGAGTCCTGTGCCGCCCATTCCTCACCACCCCGCTCCGGCCCGTGACTGACCGCCGGTGACCTCCCGACTGACTCCCGTTCAGGTGCGCCGCCTCCTGGCGCGCACGCTCCGGATCGCGCTGGACGGCGGTCCCGCCCACACGCAGCTCATCGAGCGCTGGGCGCAGGCCGAGGCGCGCCCGGAGTCCTGGTACGCGGCGCTCACCTGGGACGGCGTCGGCGCGGCCGTGGGCTGGGCCCTGACGGCGCTCGACCTGAGGGGAGTGGCGCCGCCCGACGTGGAGCAGCTCGCGGCCGACGCCTACGAGGAAGCCCGCCGCCAGTGCGTGCAGCAGGCCGCGGACCTGGAGCGGATCGGCGTCGAGTTCGCCGCCGCCGGCATCCCGGTCATCGCCCTCAAGGGCTCGGCGCTGCTGGTGGGCAACGTCTCCCCGGCGCTCGGGATCCGCTGGATGAACGACGTGGACGTCCTGGTGCCCGAAGCCCAGCTCGAGCCGGCCGAGTGGGTGCTGGAGTCGCTCGACTTCGTGCGCAGCTCGACCCGCGACGCCACGGCGCCGGAGGTCTTCCGTCCCTACCACGACACCTTCATCGGTCCCGCGGCGCAGACCGTGGAGCTGCACTGGCGCCTGGGACCGGCGCGCTGGGGCGAGGGCTGGGACGTGGAGGGCTGGTTCGCGCGGGCGGAGCCGGCGTCGGTGCCCGGCGCGCTGCTGCCCTCGGCGATGGACCTGTTCTGGCACTTCCTGGTGCACGACGCGCGCAACCACGCGTGGAGCAGCGGCTCGCTCCGGGCCGCGCTCGACCTCACGCTCGCGGCGCGCGCCCGTGGCTTCAGCTTCGGCGAGGTGCTCCGCCGCCTCGACGCCGACCCGCGCCCCGAGCCGCTGCTCGAGGCCGTGGCCGACGCCGCGCACCTCTCGCCGATCCTCGCCGCCGAGGTCGAGCCGTCCACCCTGCCCCGCTACCTCAGGCTGGCGAGCTGGCGCGACACCATCGGCCGGCGCAAGTGGAAGACCGAGCGCGTCTCGGAGGCCATCGCGTGGGGAGCCACGATCGAACGGGCGCGCCGCTACGGGCTGTGGCGAGCGGTGCTCGACCGTGCGGTGCGCGTGATCCCGGAGGCGGTGCCGGGCCGGGGCGTGCTCGCGACGCTGAGGCGGGGCTACGTGACGCTGCGCCACGCGGCCTTCGTCGGCGCGCTGGCGGTCTCGCACATCCTCTCGATTCCCGCCAACCCCGCCCGCCGCAAGCGCCTGGCTAGCCCACCGCCTCCCGGTACAGCGTGAGATAGCGTTCGGCCATCCGCGCGGCGGTGTACTCCGCGTCCACCGCGCGCCGCCCTCCCTCGCCCATCGCCCGCCGCCGCGCCGGATCCGCGAGCAGCGCGCGCAGCGCCTCGCGCAGGGCGCCGGCGTCGCCCGTCGGCACCACGAGCCCCGTGACGCCGTCGCGGTTGACGGCCGTCACGCCCGTCGCGAGCGCCGTGGTCACCAGCGGCTTGCCGCACGCCATCGCCTCGAGCAGGACCACGCCGAACGCCTCGGCGATGGTCACCGAGGGCAGGCAGAACACGTCGCACGCGTGATAGTAGGCGGGCAGGTCGGCGTCGCTCACCCGGCCCGCGAACACGGTGCCGGCCGGCGCCAGGGCCCGGAGCCTCGCCTCCTCGGGCCCCGTTCCGACGACGACGGTCGTCGCCTCGAGCCCGGCGGCCGCCGCGAGCAGCACGTCGAAGCCCTTGTAGCCCACCAGCCGGCCGACCGCGAGCACCACGGGCCGCGGGCCCCACGCCGTCCGGAGGGCGTTCGCCCGGTCGGCCACGCCCGGGCCGGGAGCGAAGCGCTCGACGGCGATGCCGTAGGGAATGACCCGCACCTTGGCGTCGAATCCCGCCAGCTCGCGCGAGGTGCGGCGGTAGTTCTCCGAGGCCACGACCACGAACCGCGCGCGCCGGAACACGGCCCGCACGGCCGGACCGTACAGCGGCCACAGCGAGCGCTGGCGCACCACGTCGCTGTGCTGGGTCACCACCAGTGCTCGCGCCCGGTCGGCCAGCACGGCGAGGTCGCCCAGCGGGTTGGGATGGTGCAGGTGCACGAGGTCGGCGCCCTCGCGCCGCACCGCGGACACCAGGCCCGGCGCCAGCGGCTGCGAGAGCAGCGTGCCGAAGGAGCGCGCGCGGACGACCCGCACGCCGTCCACGTCGGCGACGCTCCCGCGGCCGCGGGCCGCGGCCACCACGCAGGTCACCGCGCAGCCGCGGCGCACCAGCTCCACGTTGAGCGCGGCGACCGCCGACTCCAGGCCGCCGTGGTACTCCGGGGGGTAGAACTTGCCGACGCCGAGGATCCGCACGATGCCGGCGGCCGCTACGGCCGCGCCGGCGGCGGGACGTCGGTCGCCCGGCGGCGCGGCGCGCCCTCGGCGTCCGCCGCCCGCGGGGGCGGCGCCACCCGGCCCGCCGCGGCCGCCAGCGCCGGCCGCAGCACCTCCACCAGCAGGTTCACGTCGGTCAGCAGCGGGCGGCGGCCGTAGCGGCGGAACACCGCCAGCTCGCCGCGCACCGCGCCCGCGGCCCCGAGCTGGAACGGCAGGTGCACGCCCCACTCGTCCGGCTGCGGCGTCACCGCCTGCTCGCGCACCACGCCGTCCTCCAGCAGGAACTCGCGGCGCGGCCGTCCGGGGCCGCCGTCGTAGAGCACCAGCCGCACCGCGTCGAACTCGCTGCGGTCGAACAGCCGCGCCAGCGAGCCGACGATCTCGTCCCAGCTCCCGATGCGGTCCAGGTCGTGGGCCGCCTTGCGCACGTCCACGTTGAAGGAGATCGCCCGCGTCTGCACGAAGCCGCGCCGGGCGATCCGCGCCAGCTCGGTCAGCTCGAACACCTTCAGGTGCCGCTCCGCGAACCACACCAGCACCGCCAGCATCGCCAGGAACACGGCGAGGCTGCGCAGGTTGGGGTTGAGGAACAGCATGCTCGCCAGCGCGAACGCGGCGGACACGACGTACAGCAGCGCCACCGCCTGCCGGGTCGTCAGCCCCATCGCCAGCAGCCGGTGGTGGAAGTGCTCGCGGTCGCCGGTCATCATCGGCGCGCCGCGCAGCGCGCGCCGCAGCATCGAGATCAGGGTGTCGGTCACCGGCAGGGCGAAGGCCACGATCGGAATGGCGATGGCCACGAGGGTGGCGCCCTTGGTGGCCCCGCGCAGGGCGAGGGTCGCCAGCACGAAGCCGAGGAACAGGCTGCCGGAATCGCCGAGGAAGATCCGCGCCGGCGCGAAGTTCCAGCGCAGGAAGCCGAGGGTGGCGCCGGCCAGCGCCACCGTGAGCAGCGCGACCAGCGGGTTGCCGAGCTGGACCGACGCGAAGAACACCGCGAGCAGCGCGAAGATCGCCGCCCCCGCGGCCGCGCCGTCGATGCCGTCG
Encoded proteins:
- a CDS encoding nucleotidyltransferase family protein produces the protein MRRLLARTLRIALDGGPAHTQLIERWAQAEARPESWYAALTWDGVGAAVGWALTALDLRGVAPPDVEQLAADAYEEARRQCVQQAADLERIGVEFAAAGIPVIALKGSALLVGNVSPALGIRWMNDVDVLVPEAQLEPAEWVLESLDFVRSSTRDATAPEVFRPYHDTFIGPAAQTVELHWRLGPARWGEGWDVEGWFARAEPASVPGALLPSAMDLFWHFLVHDARNHAWSSGSLRAALDLTLAARARGFSFGEVLRRLDADPRPEPLLEAVADAAHLSPILAAEVEPSTLPRYLRLASWRDTIGRRKWKTERVSEAIAWGATIERARRYGLWRAVLDRAVRVIPEAVPGRGVLATLRRGYVTLRHAAFVGALAVSHILSIPANPARRKRLASPPPPGTA
- a CDS encoding glycosyltransferase, whose protein sequence is MRILGVGKFYPPEYHGGLESAVAALNVELVRRGCAVTCVVAAARGRGSVADVDGVRVVRARSFGTLLSQPLAPGLVSAVRREGADLVHLHHPNPLGDLAVLADRARALVVTQHSDVVRQRSLWPLYGPAVRAVFRRARFVVVASENYRRTSRELAGFDAKVRVIPYGIAVERFAPGPGVADRANALRTAWGPRPVVLAVGRLVGYKGFDVLLAAAAGLEATTVVVGTGPEEARLRALAPAGTVFAGRVSDADLPAYYHACDVFCLPSVTIAEAFGVVLLEAMACGKPLVTTALATGVTAVNRDGVTGLVVPTGDAGALREALRALLADPARRRAMGEGGRRAVDAEYTAARMAERYLTLYREAVG
- a CDS encoding serine hydrolase domain-containing protein, which translates into the protein MRLPRLALLLLVCAVPASGVRAQASRLDSLDAYVQAQMARRHIRGLSLAIIQNGRIDAARAYGVVDDSTRAPVTTATLFQAGSISKPVSALAALHLVEAGRLSLDGDVNAQLEGWKVPGNRFTTTEKVTLRRLLSHSAGVTVHGFPGYDTAGPVPSLVQVLDGAPPANTPPIRVDTVPGAIWRYSGGGFTIMQELVIDVTRTPFPRFMQQTVLGPIGMTSSSYEQPPTAARAALNAGGYYADRTPVRGRWHVYPEMAAAGLWTTPTDLARFAIEIQETLAGRGHGVISPAMARQYLTVQKAPSGLGIIVDSSGHALRFSHGGRDEGFDAQLVAFAHTGQGAAIMINANDNSRFMGRLLDYIARAWGWPMDDAAGHPAATRGTPVAAPLLAEYAGYYEAAENQMITLAPDARGDGLETLVDGLPDEAFLAIDSTRFGSSERPARFVVARDGQGAVGAVVWTSADGREHRMPRIAPLPSTVAPVADPDPALAGRIAAALDALHQGGSALAEARDVTPGAKQDFGAGIGSALDRSGPLTYVGETDVAGRGLHRHGGDVARVRYYRMPTSAGDRYLLVHLTAEGLVTDFDVVDR
- a CDS encoding serine hydrolase domain-containing protein, with translation MRGRKPARFFRRAAALLLVFVPVAADPAVGQGLPAAAVVRARVDSLARAFLDTRQTPGLSIQVVRGPDTLVRAGYGLADLEQSVPASASTLYEIGSITKQFTAASVMRLVEAGKVVLDDSIAAYVPNLPVAWRRVTVRQLLNHTSGIPSYTDIGERWIRRWREEMPPDTLVALTAGDSLWFSPGSDWRYDNGGYVLLGMLLNRLTGEPYPTYLEWRLVRPLGLVHTWYCDFNRVLPGRAPGYERAPAGWRHADYLAMTQPYSAGALCSTVGDLARWNILLATGGVITPASYHAMATPDGAAAAHHYGFGLFADTLGGRPMIQHGGGINGFVSANAYFPNDALSVTVLTNSGAANPGYLMRNVARAALGLPLDRPPAPVALSFAERARYAGRYEIVRPGGAPIGVTVTNAADTLTLQVRADRIALIPYGHDTFGEADDPSARIVFTLDGPRASGFRLVTAGDTLQARRTGDAP
- a CDS encoding DUF2277 domain-containing protein, which produces MCRNIRTLYHFDPPTTDEEIRASSRQFVRKVSGFTKPSAANQAAFDRAVDDVAAAVRALLGSLVTTAPYRNRDVEAAKLRARAARRFGAPEATRAPHPHPH
- a CDS encoding MraY family glycosyltransferase translates to MRSYLITFALAAVLGVLLTPVAGRVGRRLGALDRTVEPPVPRFGGLAIAAAAGLALGLLALLFEPVRALLGYSRLELEAVYVGGAVVFALGVADDLRALKATPKLLAEVAVAAGLYAAGVRASTVWLPFGIVELGRVAGLLFTVLWIVGITNAFNLLDGIDGAAAGAAIFALLAVFFASVQLGNPLVALLTVALAGATLGFLRWNFAPARIFLGDSGSLFLGFVLATLALRGATKGATLVAIAIPIVAFALPVTDTLISMLRRALRGAPMMTGDREHFHHRLLAMGLTTRQAVALLYVVSAAFALASMLFLNPNLRSLAVFLAMLAVLVWFAERHLKVFELTELARIARRGFVQTRAISFNVDVRKAAHDLDRIGSWDEIVGSLARLFDRSEFDAVRLVLYDGGPGRPRREFLLEDGVVREQAVTPQPDEWGVHLPFQLGAAGAVRGELAVFRRYGRRPLLTDVNLLVEVLRPALAAAAGRVAPPPRAADAEGAPRRRATDVPPPARP
- a CDS encoding Ig-like domain-containing protein, whose amino-acid sequence is MELRRSVSKLVPSPKHVSNAGKWIAVALTTVAAIIGILVNARSLGLTPWLGAAGAGFANLAARRVVLAPAHDTLAAIGDTLQLAATVTDEHGATISGANVVWASDDSAVATVDSSGAVVARGPGAATVTASVHDHVGRARVTVSQRVRSVAIARDTIVRLPEGGGVQLLARALDARGRLVAGRTVRWESADTTIVAITPSGSASARMPGRTTLTAAIEGYTASIPSEVSLAAGSARLVTGGDQRASAGRRLPQAVTVQVLSRSGRPVPGAAVSFATEDAQGTVDPGTAATDRDGRAHAAWSLGPQAGPQHLDVTVAGLDTTVEVTAEADPVPANTRVQAAGEVAQGQVGATLAAPVGIRVTDSSGAAAADVPVAWSALDGGSVQALAPRTDSLGQAWARWTLGRRAGSQRVRAQVGNPRTMPPFTVTATALPGSAASAAIVSGADQDAAVGATLRRPIVVRLTDSSGNVVGGAALRAIALSGSVAETLVVADPAGRASFAWTLGRQAGPQWLELRPPGGPPVRVGAKAHPLEPANVVPGGAPRSAAAGRALPRPVAFAVSDAYGNPIPDVLVAFATTAGTVAPGRVMTDEKGEAATRWTLGSQAGEDTLTATVRGTSVKGFAVVRAVRRPAGK
- a CDS encoding FkbM family methyltransferase, translating into MLGRLAYRLVSALPPSWLRRIGAWQWAGALQRRLVRIGSTWLRQRDVTIRHGAAAGLRFNPGGANPGYALGTTEPVLQEALAERLRPGDVVYDIGANVGFFTVLAARLVGPTGRVVAFEPLPANLAALRHNIALNHFDNVTVIDAAVAAAAGTAGLVLGGEPTWARLATRTGEPAGTAAGQGAADAARPAAITVRLVSVDELLANGTLPPPTLVKIDVEGAELEVVGGMTATLRAHGPILLCEMHGKNREFAALMHELEYLARPLEGREPVESARWDVHVVAIPAPGHESTR
- a CDS encoding nuclear transport factor 2 family protein, with translation MTRSLVAVTLLALAACAPKPETPEQMAARMKAESDSARTVLQAGLDRDCRYTAAGRADSLAMFYAEDAVLMMPNQPAVKGRPAIQAVLAKYLSYGSFQCTVTTTSVEANGPLAVQWYTYVQTFQPGPHAPPGMAAMFPDTGYSVTAYRKVNGQWLAFADIGVSSRAMPAPAAKKH